A single window of Anopheles moucheti chromosome 2, idAnoMoucSN_F20_07, whole genome shotgun sequence DNA harbors:
- the LOC128296783 gene encoding conserved oligomeric Golgi complex subunit 3 yields the protein METVATMRADNASLRKIQSKLVKWELKENPLAPLSATQSDFINRLTDLASGNVPASGGVSCASVALADDSKSHATNEELPASLEQFKHSACVIDSTQNFLSWYNSIDAEILEHFDDVYMEYYEQLRSRTSECDQMLQEIDVSLDSLRQLTQEFNFVSEKTSSLHRASESLLQDQTRLSDTGDEIKKRLKYFTQAESISQRLHNPTFSVSNDTFVDILNTIDDCIEYMRVNPSFSEASTYAVKYRACLAKATQMMKTYVIGILSNATAQVLAPKGSGVPRSLEALDQPKIGDPTADAAFVLFYGKFQASSPRIKRITGLIEDRLDRSSDYEQLLGELHQSYLTQRATIMRSGVDQAIKDLAKKHKGDHCALVRSACAFMVHICQDEHRLFYQFFAKQSAQLIIYMEGLCTILYDTLRPYIIRIDHLETLAEICSILKVEMLDEHVSYSPESLEAFAKIVYQLLQDVQERIGFRAQNYLESDIRNYRPSAGDLAYPEKLEMMESIALSLQENQNAPPQLRRADSRSSIASGMSLASLETTPPTTDPALKVRSGNSPADMHGMWYPTVRRTLVCLSRLYRCIDKSIFQSLSQQALAHCIHSVSTAAGQIAQNRTTIDGELFEIKHLLILREQIAPFRVDFTAKETSLDFSKVRTAAYELLQKRKQLFSLGSNNALLEFLLDGTPQVREQLLDSRKDVDRQLKMVCEAFIKDATNKLVGPVLTFIEAAQNHLRNQPGGGKTATAAGSAAPSTAATGSGQSMGMALRMAPFAAPQQISSIIQECLRNIKSKLAGLQRSMQLYLANKDTEFILFRPIRNNIIGAFVKLEQILLLNAYNKDDLTIVSCPSAEQISVLLSSVNLAGGSLAEQPVASFGSKVQPTRKISTGSSVGSNAAETQPSKPPIEKKVSFDSGANTVVEIERVEESEIEKGEEALVEVQEAATHQSGPTSATE from the exons ATGGAAACGGTAGCAACGATGAGAGCAGATAACGCCAGCTTGCGGAAGATTCAATCGAAGCTGGTGAAATGGGAATTGAAGGAAAATCCACTCGCTCCACTTAGTGCCACGCAATCGGATTTCATCAATCGCCTAACCGATCTGGCCAGCGGCAACGTACCGGCGAGTGGCGGAGTAAGTTGTGCAAG CGTCGCGCTAGCAGATGATAGCAAAAGTCACGCAACGAACGAAGAGCTACCGGCCTCGCTGGAACAGTTCAAACACTCTGCTTGCGTTATCGACTCCACGCAAAACTTTctttcctggtacaattcgaTTGATGCCGAAATTCTCGAACACTTTGACGATGTGTATATGGAATACTACGAACAGCTGCGGTCGCGCACCAGCGAATGCGATCAAATGTTGCAGGAAATCGATGTGTCGCTCGATTCGCTTCGCCAGCTGACGCAGGAGTTTAATTTTGTGTCGGAGAAAACATCTTCGCTGCACCGGGCGAGTGAAAGTTTGCTGCAGGATCAAACGCGGCTGAGTGATACGGGCGACGAGATAAAGAAGCGACTAAAGTACTTCACCCAGGCGGAAAGCATATCGCAGCGATTGCACAATCCaacattttccgtgtcgaacGATACGTTTGTGGATATACTTAACACGATCGACGATTGCATCGAATACATGCGTGTGAAC CCATCGTTTAGTGAGGCATCTACGTACGCTGTAAAGTATCGCGCTTGTCTGGCCAAGGCTACTCAGATGATGAAAACGTACGTGATCGGGATTCTTTCGAATGCCACCGCCCAGGTGCTCGCCCCGAAGGGTTCCGGCGTTCCGCGATCGTTAGAAGCACTTGATCAGCCAAAAATTGGCGATCCCACGGCAGATgcagcatttgttttgttctatgGGAAGTTTCAAGCGTCCTCACCGCGCATTAAACGTATCACTGGCTTGATCGAGGATCGTCTCGATCGTAGCTCGGACTATGAACAGCTGCTCGGGGAGTTACATCAAAGCTATCTTACTCAGCGAGCAACG ATTATGAGATCCGGTGTCGATCAAGCTATAAAGGATCTTGCAAAGAAGCACAAAGGCGATCATTGCGCACTGGTACGCTCTGCTTGTGCCTTTATGGTACACATTTGTCAGGATGAGCACAGGctgttttatcaatttttcgcTAAACAAAGTGCCCAGCTGAT CATTTACATGGAAGGATTATGCACCATTCTCTATGACACATTGCGGCCCTACATTATTCGTATAGATCATCTTGAAACGCTGGCCGAAATATGTAGCATTCTGAAGGTGGAAATGTTGGACGAACACGTATCCTACAGTC CGGAATCGCTTGAAGCCTTCGCAAAGATTGTCTACCAACTGTTGCAAGACGTACAGGAACGCATTGGTTTCCGGGCACAAAACTACCTTGAGTCGGACATTCGCAACTATCGTCCTTCTGCGGGTGATCTCGCCTACCCGGAAAAGTTGGAAATGATGGAAAGCATTGCACTTTCGCTACAGGAAAATCAAAACGCGCCTCCCCAGCTAAGGCGGGCCGATTCACGAAGCTCTATCGCATCAGGAATGTCACTCGCGTCACTAGAAACGACACCACCCACAACGGATCCGGCCCTGAAAGTGAGGTCGGGAAATTCTCCCGCCGACATGCATGGCATGTGGTACCCGACCGTGCGCCGTACGTTGGTTTGCCTTTCGCGACTCTATCGCTGCATTGACAAATCCATCTTCCAAAGCCTTTCGCAGCAAGCGCTAGCACACTGCATACACAGTGTTTCGACAGCAGCAGGTCAGATAGCGCAGAACCGTACCACGATCGATGGTGAGCTGTTTGAAATTAAGCATTTGCTAATACTGCGCGAACAAATCGCACCGTTTCGGGTGGATTTTACCGCGAAGGAAACAAGCCTAGACTTTAGCAAGGTGCGTACGGCTGCCTACGAATTGTTGCAAAAACGCAAGCAACTGTTTTCGCTCGGTTCGAACAATGCGTTGCTTGAGTTTCTGCTGGACGGTACACCACAGGTACGCGAGCAACTGCTCGATTCGCGTAAAGATGTGGATCGACAGCTGAAGATGGTGTGCGAAGCGTTTATAAAAGACGCCACGAACAAACTCGTTGGGCCTGTGCTTACGTTTATTGAAGCGGCACAAAATCATCTCCGCAATCAACCGGGCGGTGGAAAGACGGCAACTGCTGCCGGTTCTGCAGCACCATCTACAGCTGCTACAGGGAGTGGACAAAGCATGGGAATGGCATTGCGAATGGCACCGTTCGCTGCGCCGCAACAAATTAGCTCCATCATACAGGAGTGCTTAAGAAATATCAAATCGAAACTCGCTGGACTGCAACGTTCGATGCAGCTGTATCTCGCCAACAAGGATACGGAATTTATCCTCTTCCGACCCATTCGg AACAATATTATTGGAGCATTCGTAAAATTGGAACAAATCCTGTTACTAAACGCCTACAACAAGGATGATCTGACGATCGTAAGCTGTCCATCGGCGGAACAGATTTCTGTGCTGCTATCGAGCGTTAATCTAGCCGGTGGATCGTTGGCCGAACAACCGGTAGCTTCCTTTGGTAGTAAAGTACAACCGACGCGAAAGATCAGTACCGGTTCTTCGGTCGGTAGCAATGCGGCGGAAACACAACCGTCAAAACCACCAATCGAAAAGAAGGTTAGCTTCGATAGTGGAGCCAATACGGTGGTTGAAATTGAGCGAGTCGAAGAATCGGAGATAGAAAAAGGTGAGGAAGCTTTAGTGGAAGTACAGGAAGCAGCAACTCATCAATCAGGACCAACCTCAGCGACAGAATGA
- the LOC128310344 gene encoding transmembrane protein 141: MNDIRLLKDQQREKHPGFDSYIECMSRSLLTGLATFSLGFAGIYFLQQIGQRYLPYTKKGNILVATLVATGAAYKVTSDRTRACQARWMAVEEKYSVLQEAIEPGAASNETTI; encoded by the coding sequence ATGAACGACATCCGGCTGCTGAAGGATCAACAGCGTGAAAAACATCCAGGCTTTGATTCGTACATCGAGTGTATGAGCCGGTCGTTGTTGACGGGTTTGGCGACGTTTTCACTCGGATTCGCCGGTATCTACTTCCTGCAACAGATCGGGCAACGCTATCTGCCGTACACTAAGAAAGGCAACATACTGGTGGCAACGCTTGTTGCAACCGGTGCTGCGTACAAGGTGACCTCGGATCGTACCCGTGCCTGTCAGGCACGGTGGATGGCCGTAGAAGAGAAGTACAGCGTACTGCAGGAAGCAATCGAGCCGGGAGCCGCATCAAACGAGACGACAATTTAG
- the LOC128310343 gene encoding putative GTP-binding protein 6, which produces MLGLSVRSVIRKVCLKNAVQSYQTKTLVVTTRCQSLARLNLRREKYTDASKYKGGKLAGQRQKAIASENDHFVSEDDETLHAGDNRTELIDDRDYDTVASSAMHVTKQILNVQHVVIIQPYIKWGPRKNPTKPELLLQEAEALVRSLPKWTIELSMKIPVETLDKRQLFGSGKLDELKNIIQTRQESGTPLTCVFISKGTLTYSQKQTLEQTFRLPVMDRYSVVVQILRLHAVSMEAKLQVALAELPYIWSQVKDQDGSSKGSGRIFLSDSQRQMLQVRERKLRHELATIRSHRELLRNRRRQKSFPVVAVVGYTNAGKTSLIKALTEEQSLQPRDQLFATLDVTAHAGLLPCKLEVLYMDTVGFMADIPTGLIECFVATLEDAMLADVIVHVQDMAHENSAEQRAHVERTLARLMHKGERSLSPKRVINVGNKIDLVPDPVGLTIDCNDGKRPTYDRLHLISSQTLVGVHDLLLEVERRVLTVTGRQRIVIRVPMGGSEMAWLYKNAAVTETAADPENAERMLVSVVITEAKLQQFRHLFIRKRS; this is translated from the coding sequence ATGTTAGGACTAAGTGTACGATCCGTTATACGAAAAGTGTGCTTGAAGAACGCTGTGCAATCTTACCAAACCAAAACCCTTGTCGTTACCACACGATGCCAGTCATTGGCGCGGCTAAATCTGCGTCGAGAGAAATATACTGATGCAAGCAAATACAAAGGCGGAAAGTTGGCTGGACAACGTCAAAAAGCAATAGCATCAGAAAACGATCATTTCGTGTCGGAAGATGATGAAACGTTGCACGCTGGAGATAATCGAACCGAGCTGATAGATGATCGTGATTACGATACCGTGGCTTCCAGTGCGATGCACGTTACAAAACAGATTCTCAACGTACAGCATGTAGTCATCATTCAGCCGTACATCAAGTGGGGACCACGGAAGAATCCCACCAAGCCGGAATTGTTGCTACAAGAAGCGGAAGCTCTCGTGCGTTCACTGCCCAAATGGACAATAGAGCTCAGCATGAAAATTCCGGTGGAAACGCTCGACAAAAGGCAACTTTTCGGTAGCGGTAAGCTGGACGAGCTTAAGAACATTATCCAAACACGTCAAGAATCCGGCACACCTCTTACCTGTGTATTTATCAGCAAAGGCACGCTCACTTACTCCCAAAAGCAAACACTCGAACAAACCTTTCGTCTCCCAGTGATGGATCGCTACTCGGTGGTGGTACAAATACTTCGACTGCACGCTGTTAGCATGGAAGCAAAGCTACAGGTTGCCCTTGCCGAACTACCGTACATCTGGTCGCAGGTGAAAGATCAGGACGGTTCCTCGAAAGGTTCGGGTCGGATCTTTTTGAGCGATTCCCAGCGTCAAATGTTGCAGGTACGTGAACGTAAGCTTCGCCACGAACTTGCCACGATTCGCTCACATCGCGAGTTGCTTCGTAACCGTCGTCGGCAGAAAAGCTTTCCCGTCGTGGCAGTGGTCGGTTACACAAATGCGGGCAAAACTTCACTGATCAAAGCACTCACGGAAGAGCAAAGTCTGCAGCCGCGTGATCAGCTGTTTGCTACACTGGACGTGACGGCCCATGCGGGACTGTTGCCCTGCAAGCTCGAGGTGCTGTACATGGATACGGTGGGGTTTATGGCGGACATTCCCACTGGGTTGATTGAATGTTTCGTAGCTACGCTCGAGGACGCTATGTTGGCCGATGTGATCGTACACGTGCAGGATATGGCACACGAGAACAGTGCAGAGCAACGAGCTCACGTAGAACGTACTCTGGCGAGACTAATGCACAAAGGTGAACGATCACTCAGCCCGAAGCGTGTTATCAACGTAGGCAACAAAATCGATCTCGTACCGGATCCGGTTGGGCTGACGATCGATTGTAATGATGGAAAGCGACCAACCTACGATCGATTACATCTCATTTCCTCCCAGACACTCGTTGGTGTACACGATCTGCTGTTGGAGGTGGAACGGAGAGTTCTCACGGTAACGGGACGGCAGCGGATTGTGATACGGGTGCCGATGGGTGGGTCGGAAATGGCATGGCTCTACAAGAATGCGGCCGTCACAGAAACAGCGGCCGATCCGGAAAACGCCGAACGGATGCTCGTGAGTGTGGTCATAACGGAAGCCAAACTGCAACAGTTTCGCCATCTATTCATTCGAAAGCGAAGTTGA
- the LOC128309768 gene encoding UMP-CMP kinase: MTSVIARTTSWAVLHHHHIKQCWSATRIGAGKQLANIRQSVLPQSSKSTSLLVCPFGTKFSVMGKPKVVFVLGPPGSGKGTQCEKIVKEFGYTHLSAGDLLREERNREGSEYGALIEDNIKNGRIVPVEITCALLENAMNKTIQATGNDRFLIDGFPRNEDNLQGWTKKMADKVEQQFVLFFECSEQQCTERCLKRGESSGRSDDNAESLKKRFNTYINDTVAIIKHYEELQLVKKIDASAGPDAVFEHVKALFGEQK; encoded by the exons ATGACGTCCGTTATCGCTCGCACTACAAGCTGGGCAGtgctgcatcatcatcacattAAACAGTGCTGGTCCGCGACGCGTATCGGTGCAGGCAAACAGCTCGCAAACATCCGGCAATCGGTACTTCCGCAATCAAGCAAAAGCACCAGTTTACTCGTGTGTCCCTTCGGTACGAAGTTTAGCGTGATGGGAAAGCCAAAGGTTGTGTTCGTTCTCGGCCCACCCGGTTCCGGCAAGGGTACGCAGTGCGAAAAGATTGTGAAAGAGTTTGGCTATACGCATCTGTCTGCCGGTGATTTACTGCGCGAGGAACGCAACCGGGAAGGGTCCGAGTATGGTGCACTGATTGAGGACAACATCAAGAATGGTCGGATCGTGCCAGTAGAAATTACTTGCGCCCTGTTGGAAAATGCTATGAACAAAACGATTCAG GCAACCGGTAACGATCGATTCCTGATCGATGGATTCCCCCGCAATGAGGACAATCTGCAGGGCTGGACGAaaaagatggccgacaaggtGGAGCAGCAGTTCGTGCTGTTTTTCGAGTGCTCCGAGCAACAGTGCACCGAGCGGTGTCTGAAGCGAGGCGAAAGCAGTGGCCGTTCGGACGATAATGCGGAAAGTTTGAAGAAACGGTTCAATACCTACATCAACGATACGGTAGCAATTATTAAGCACTACGAGGAGTTGCAGCTGGTGAAGAAAATCGATGCCAGCGCCGGTCCGGATGCGGTGTTCGAACACGTGAAAGCTCTCTTCGGAGAACAGAAGTAA